The genomic interval CAAAAACAAAGTTTATAAACCGAGAAATCCTCAGGGGGATTGTTACGACGCAggatttaaatatacattttaaacaccAAGCTGAGGCTTATCCAACAGGGATGTTCCTCAGGTCTTTGCTTTCTGGCTAACCGAAACAGCCCTTGTAAAACTGATTTTGGCACATTTCATGTTTGTGTTCCTCTGGGTTGTCTCCTGAtcttttaatgattttaatgttCAGAATTTCAAAACATGAGTGACATTTTTGAAGAGGAATTCCACTAATTTTCCAAACTCCCAGTATTCCCAGGTTCAGCTGGAGACAAGCTCAAGAAGAGCTTTGGTTTGGTGTTTCTATTTAACTCTTGCACAGGTCCAACACTGATCTACAGTCAGTCCTAATTCAAGCTGCAGCTGTGTTTGCTGTGGGCTTTATTCTTAAttgttgagttttttttttgagattttAAAACTACAAACTCCACATTCGACACAGGATACTTCAAACAAAtgcattgttttaaataatgatttacAAAATCTTCCCTTtattgtgaattgactacacctGAAATGTAGctgcaatttatttttatacgttgttttttttaacgtaTATTATTTTCCCGGAGTTTGCTTGTGGTGCCgttatttgctttttttccacCTCCAATTTCTTGAGGAAACAGCTGCACCTCCACACCACCGGGGGCACTAGAGTCACAACTTCGTGACAGCACACCATTGCAGTGCAGACCTGAGAAACAAATTAAACTTTACACACTGTACTGTGCCACATTTAAAAGAAATCTATTTGAGCAGTAAgagtttatttaataaaaaaaaaaaacctattaGGATAAACCCAACCCCATGGGCCCAGTGAGTGTGATTATACGTGGGTTGGTGTTTACCTGTGTGAGCTGGGTGTGTTTACAGGATGTCAGTGTTTATCCTCGGTGCGAGCCGTCCCCCGTCCTCTGCACTCGAGATCGGACGACGTCTCTGGCGGCTCGTTTGCAGTCAGAGGCCAGGTGGAGGGCACACATCAGGTCGATGAAGCAGGTTGTGAGGTTCAGCCTCCAGCCGAACTCGCTCGTGGAGTAATCAAATGGGAAGGTGTGGTGGTAGTTATGGAACCCCTCACCTGCAAATAAGTCTGAGAGTTGAGTGAAATGACATAACAATGAATTTTCAGCAAGCTAAAATAGTCACGTGTTGGAACCTGTTCCCTTAACCTGAAACCcatgtatttgaaatattttaaaaaggggttttgttttattaaataggATGACAGTCATTCATGGTGGAAGGCCTTTTCGACCTGACATTACCTATAGCGCTGAAGGTGACGAATCTGTTCTCCCGGGGGTTAATGTTGACATCATACGGTCGATTTCCCCACATGTGGGCGGCACTGTTCACCAGCCAGGTAGCGTTCAGCACCAGTGCATACCGGAGGAGTGTAGGAATAAAGTAACTGACCCACAAAGACTCCCCCCACAGCCACCAGGGAACCAGCATCGGAACCAAAAAACACATCAGAACCACTGAGAGCTTGtagaacctgagagagagagagagagagagagagagagagagagagagagatctcacTGATTCCTGCAGAAGTGCCTGGGGCCAAGGAAAGAAACACCCACTTTCACAGATAAGGTACATGTCCAAATGTGTTCCATTTACACTTGTGTTAAATGTGATTAAGTCTTTTGTATTCACATAAAATGATCAGAATGACCGGATCCTGATCTGATTCCTGTGCCTCCTGGGCTGATTACTTTTTttgatttcttttaaaatggatgTGGATCCTATTGACCATAACTGAGTGGAGAGGATCTTCTGTGTTTGAAAGACAGAGTAAAGCTAATATCATCCACATGCTCCAACGTCTCCAGAGGCATATCCTTGAAGGAAAATCACATTCCAGAAAATCAACCAAACACCTGCCGCATGTCGGTTCTGCCTCCAACACACTCCAGGACAAGGATCAGAGCTGGAATCTGATGTTGGAGTCAACCAGACACAGAAGGCCATGGAATCAGAACCGAATGTCTGTGGCAGGGAGAAGCCTTAGTTTGCGGCCTCCTCCCGGCGTCGCTATGGATACAACTCTGTCTGACCACACCCCTCCTATCTGGACACTCGCCGTGTGAATCCAGCCAAGACAAAGGTCACAGGCATTCATTCAAACTGAAAATATGCTAAAGCAAGGAGTCTCAGCAGATTAgcaacacactctctcacctcCTCTGGATCATCACCACTCTGTCAGATTTCAGATCTGTGAGCTCTAGTCTCTTCCCCTTCTCAATGACGTCTGGATGTTTTCGGACGAGGAGCCAGCCGATGTGTGCGAAGAAAAAGCCCCTCCCTGCGTTGTGGGGGTCTGCATCCGTCTCTGAATATTTATGATGAACCCGGTGATCTCGAGACCATTCATAAATATCAttctggaccagagaggagGACATGATTAAAGACCATGAGGATAAATATAACGATGCGTCCCACTAGAATCAATGTGTTACATGTGGAATTTTGTCCAAAAATACTTCAGGGGgtcaaacaaaatacaacagAGGGTGTTCTCACCCTGTGCCCAGTAATTCAGCGTGGATGAAtgaagttgtgtttgtttacagcagtgtaTAACCTGTATCATTTGATCCATTCACATCTCATCTATGGTTAATAAACAGACAACAGCCATTTATTCTAAACATAAGATACAGTGAGCATCACACAATCTGTCAGAGATTAA from Hoplias malabaricus isolate fHopMal1 chromosome 3, fHopMal1.hap1, whole genome shotgun sequence carries:
- the scd gene encoding acyl-CoA desaturase isoform X2, whose protein sequence is MGNRKMADTYSEPTPLDDIFDESYREKDGPKPPMIIVWRNVVLMSLLHLGALYGIFLIPSACSLTLLWAVLCFVVSALGVTAGAHRLWSHRSYKASLPLRLFLAFANSMAFQNDIYEWSRDHRVHHKYSETDADPHNAGRGFFFAHIGWLLVRKHPDVIEKGKRLELTDLKSDRVVMIQRRFYKLSVVLMCFLVPMLVPWWLWGESLWVSYFIPTLLRYALVLNATWLVNSAAHMWGNRPYDVNINPRENRFVTFSAIGEGFHNYHHTFPFDYSTSEFGWRLNLTTCFIDLMCALHLASDCKRAARDVVRSRVQRTGDGSHRG
- the scd gene encoding acyl-CoA desaturase isoform X1; translated protein: MGNRKMADTYSEPTPLDDIFDESYREKDGPKPPMIIVWRNVVLMSLLHLGALYGIFLIPSACSLTLLWAVLCFVVSALGVTAGAHRLWSHRSYKASLPLRLFLAFANSMAFQNDIYEWSRDHRVHHKYSETDADPHNAGRGFFFAHIGWLLVRKHPDVIEKGKRLELTDLKSDRVVMIQRRFYKLSVVLMCFLVPMLVPWWLWGESLWVSYFIPTLLRYALVLNATWLVNSAAHMWGNRPYDVNINPRENRFVTFSAIDLFAGEGFHNYHHTFPFDYSTSEFGWRLNLTTCFIDLMCALHLASDCKRAARDVVRSRVQRTGDGSHRG